acatcaatttataagttcttcatttcaaaaaaattaaaatatattttttcaaaataaaataaaaaatatattatatttatatatatatcatttaaaaCAAAAGAACTTTTCCACCATCCCCACTGTCACACGCAGTTTAGCGTATTTATAAACACAGGACACGCTCTTCGTGCTCTCCGCCACCCTCTTGCTCAAAGTTTCAGATCCGTTCTTTTCTCTTACCTTTGATCTCATCAGAAAAATGGCATCTTTAACTGCTTCTTCTGTCTCATTTGGATCTGTTTCTTTCCCCTCCAAGCAGAAGCAGGTTACAGTCTTTGTGATCTCTCGTGTTTTAGCAGTTTTTGtgagttttgatgatttcttggttgaaatttgatatttttgggGGGGTTCTCGTTTCCTTTCTAATACTCAGGCTTTATGTTGACGGGAAATCTTGGTGATCTGGATGTTTTTTGacgattttctattttttgttgATTAAAAAAATCTGACCTTTTTGTTAGTGGATGCATGGAAGTTCTATTTCTGATATTTGATtctattgtttttttattttcttgttaaATAATTGATCTTTTTATGGATTTTGACTTTTGAGTTTGAACCATTAATTTCACTCCTGGAATAAAACTTGAGCTGTTAGTGTATATTACTGTAAAAATGTTGGATTTTGTTGCGTAATGGGTTGCTTTAGCTCTCGCTTCTTGGATGTAAAATCTCATGAACTCCTAAAATGGGTCTGGATTTCTTTGTGATTTATTGATCTCCAAAGAGAAATTCATGGTAATAATATTCAAGTTTTTGGCTATAAGTTTGATTTCTTAGATTAAAATACGATCGAGTGAATTAAATGGGCTAATAGCTTTTGGATCAAATACATTAGATGTTAGTTTCTTTTATTTGGTTGCTTACTTGCTTTTATGCAATGTAcaatttcacattcttcaatCATCTTACACTCACGCGTGTGTAACTGATGCACGATGATTTACTCCTGAATGTCAATGTAGTTTTCATTATGATATGACACTTATGAATGATGATTTTCCAGTATTATTAGCTAATTCATGAGGATTCAATTCTGATTTTAGTGCTATAAAAGGAGATTGCATGAAGTGATGCAACAGTTTTAGTTATTTGTGAACGCAGTTCCATTAAGTTTTCTATATGGATATCATGGCTTTGCCAATAAATGTTAAGGAATTCAAATCGTTAAAAATTTCCTGTAAAGCTATTTTAAGTCGAAACTTTTATTTCTGGAGTCTTATAATAATGCAAACGTGCAGGTTTCAAATTTTAGAAGGGCTTCGTTTTCATTCAATGGAAAGGGCTTCCCATCACTCAGATCAAAGCCACCTACTCGTTTCCGAGTTTCCTGTGCAGTATGTTTCTTTATCATCATCGTTCTTTACTAGTATATCATCTCACATCTTGCTGATGTGAGATTTTTTACATTTAATCTTAAGTTAGTCAATAATTTGTTGTATTACTAAGATTCAGGAGGCAAGACCAATCCTCCTTTAATTCAAGCATCATTATCAGGCAATTAAAGTTTTTTTATGCATCAGATGTCATAAAGATGCATAATTTATCATTGACTAATTTCGAGAGAACGTGAGCAATGATATCCTAAAATTCCCAATAAACTTTTACTCATAAATGATAGATTTATGTGCACTCATATCTGTATTTTTTATCACGGCAGAGCTTCTAAGAAAAAACACTTTTTGTACCTTTAAGTCTGTGTATAAAAATACCCTTGTTTTTTTCCTGGAAATTAGGAATTTCCTATAGAAATAATTTGATAAAAATTCGGTTTCATGTttctatatttttcttaatttgatgTTTCTACCATTTGAAGTATTGcctattaattattattaaatttatagtTAATCCAAAAgtgattgatttttatttttttaagtgtAACTTCTTAGATTATCTCCATGACCATGATTCTCGCAGATAACGAATGTGCACGTCACTGGTATATAAGTGCATGAGTGTTTGTATGTGTTTCTACTATCTTCATTCGAGGGTTTGTTTGTGGGTAGCATTCAAATCTATGGAGATTGGAAATGTCTTTTCTTTGTTGCATTGTCATACTGCATATCGTTCAAATTTTGTTTTCTTATAACAAGCCTTGCTGCCCCCCTCCATCAGGCTAGACCAGAAACAGTGGAGAAAGTGTGTGAGATTGTAAGAAAGCAACTGGCACTTTCTGCTGATCGTGAAGTCTCCGGAGAATCAAAGTTTGCTACACTTGGTGCTGATTCACTTGACACGGTAATTCCTTTGCTGACATTGCAATAATAAAGGTGCATGCATGTGCAGCGAAACCCTTTAATAACAACCTTATTGCCTCAATCTTGTCTGAAAATTTAAGGCTGCGAGGCTACATCATGGTGAGAGGAGTTGAGTATTAGTCCTTCGTCCAGTAAGATCCAGAAATGTTTGGCTACTTGTATTGGAAGCCATCAAACACCACCATGAATTAAATTTCTTCAGTTTTTCACAAGATTGTTTCTctagatttgcattgataccaGCTCTGAACTTAGATACACTGTTTGTAGGTGGCACGTTTATTACCATTTACACATAACTTGGCTAATGACAATTCATTGTGATAACCGATGACTTTGAAACTGTTCTTCACTTAGGTTGAGATTGTGATGGGACTGGAAGAAGAGTTTGGGATCAGCGTGGAGGAAGAAAGCGCCCAGAGTATCACTAACGTTCAAGAAGCAGCTGATATGATCGAGAAGCTCTTGGAGAAGAAGTGCTAGGAAAGTTCCTTAGGAACACAGATTTATTTCCCATGGTGTTGTTGAGAATCCATGTCTCATCTTGTTATGATTTATCTCGAGGAACTCTAGCCTGCtttgttttcattttcttgTTGGACTTGGAttgcattatattatttatcCTTATATTATGAGATATTTCGGTCCTTTTTGTTCTTGCACTTGTTGAACAAATTTTGAGGTTCTCTGGCATGCTAAGACAGTTATCAATTTTCTCTAATTTTCATTTtagtaaatatataaaattaaaattttctgatTTTCATAAAGTGTGTTGTTTAGtaaattttgagaatttgagatttttattttttcataacACGTTAttagcacgaagctctaaaagtcctccatattttttcaaatttttccaaaacagaagaaaaatgtaacaaaagtaatattatttattttactgtttatttatttattgtgtatatatttaatatataatataatgttattcagaaataacaaaaataaatttttcaaaaacttgttataaatcctgggaggatgttaagacgacatcccacactcccggtaagggatacgacaagtataaaagcctataagatttttaaacaaaataacttgtgacaccgcattataataatgtgatatgctatacataattatttaaacatgactaatattatatacatcatattattaccataaaactgtacaaatacatacatttattttttgtacaccaacggtcataaacggtaacaaaacggctagttttttccctataaatatgatctcacaaacacattcaatcactccaactttcacttcttctctaaaaattattcttcatcaaatttttgaagaaaaaagaagatgactttctcaagattatttttaattattttggttatcatactcatgagtcttgtatttatcggagaatatcatcttcgtgtgttttctttatttttacaaatgcttgtacttgttgtttatcaattactttgtattgcaatattcattaactaataaaatgcatcgtaattttttttagtatcaccatgtcaaacttggcaaagctcgaattcattgctcttgatatcacgggaaaaaattatatgtcatggactctcgatgtagaaatgcatcttgagtcattgggtctaaatgagaccataaaagaaaatggcatatcgacatcccaagaaaaagcaaaagccatgatatttttgcgtcgacatctcgacgagggattgaaatgtgaatatctaattgaaaaagatcacatggctttgtggaaggatttaaaagaaagattcgaacatataagggaagttatacttccgaccgcccgggatgaatggaatacgttgagattccaagattttaaaaaagtcagtgattataacTCGGCGATGTACAGAATAATCTTGCAATTGAAATTCTGTGGGCATGAGATTACTGAaatggaaatgcttgaaaaaatattttatacttttcacgcatcgaatataacttacaacaacaatatagagtgcgtggattttcgagatattctgaacttatcgcctgtctcctggtggcggaaaagaataatgagttgctaatgagaaatcatcaggcacgacccactggttcaacggcatttcctaaagtaaatgtcgtaaacaaaaatgaatttaaatctggaaaccaaaatcaaagttatagacaagattttggtcgatggcgaaatcgaggtcgtggtcgtggtcatggacatggacgtggacgtggacgtggaagtggtcgttgtcgtggacgcggccgtggttttgaaaataatcgagatagttgtttttataactcatctcaaaagaacgtcacaaaccatccacagaaaaggcatcatgaaaatatgagtgttaatgagaaccactcaaaaagatttgaaagttcttgtttcagatgtggtactccaggacattggtctcgtatttgtcgagctcctgagcacctttgtaaactttataaagaatcaataaaggggaaagaaaaggagaccaacttcactgaacaaagtgaacctttgagtgattcaactaattttgatgctggagattttctgattgatttctcagacaatgatcaatttgctggtggaataaatatgtaaaatattttatgtacccgtatgataatgttttatcgtgtgctatattttttacatatgtattgtattgtattttattgtcagtaattatatttcattgtatatttttttttgaagttcaaacatggaaaatgctatgaacaaagctgaagtttgcatacccgatagtggtacaacgcacactatcctcctagataaaagatatttcttggaactaaaatcaacaaaaacaaTGATGAATataatatcaggtcctgtagacttgattaaaggatgtggtaaagcacaatttttattacctaatggtacaaaattttttatcaatgatgctttatattcaccacaatcaaaaagaaatttgttgagttttaattatatatattcccatgtgtatgatactcaaacaatgaatgaagggaatgagaaatatatgtgtcttactacatataaatcaggaaagaaatatgtgattgaaaaactaccaatgctctttactggattgcattatacacatataagtcccactgaatcaaacatggtagttgataattcttcaatattaacaaaTTGGCATGACCGATTGGGACAtcttggttcaacaatgatgcgaagaatcatagaaaatacacatggtcatccactgaaagaccagaagatctttcagaataataagtttcaatgtaaagcatgttctcttggaaaacttattataagtccatcaccagtcaaaatccaaactgaatcaccaatatttcttgaacgtattcagggtgatatttgtggaccaattcatccaccatgtggaccattcagatactttatggtattgattgatgcctccagcagatggtcacatgtatgtttattgtcaactcgaaatgttgcatttgcaagattacttgctcaaataataaaattgaggaatcaatttcccgattatacaatcaagaaaattaaacttgataatgctggtgaatttacttcccagactttcaatgattattgtatgtctataggaatcattgttgagcatcatgttgctcatgtacatacacaaaatggattggcctgaatcattgattaaacgtctgcaaatgattgctagaccaatgattatgaaaacaaagcttcctatttctatatggggacatgcaattttacatactgcttcattaatttgcatcagaccaagtgcatatcataaatactccccattgcagcttgcatttggtaaagaaccagacatttctcatctgagaatttttggatgtatggtgtatgtgcctattgcaccaccgcaacgaaagaaaatgggatctcaaagaaagattggaatttatatcggttatgatagtccatcaatcattcgatatcttgaacctcagacaggcgacgtgttcacagcacgttttgctgattgtcattttaatgaggaaatcttctcaATGTtaggggagaacagaaacataccgaaaagaaaattacatggtatgtatcatcattgttacatctggatccaagaacaaaacaatgtgaaaaagatgtacatcaaattgtgcacttgcaaagaatagcaaatcaaataccagatgcatttgcagacacaaaaggggtgactaaatcatatatacatgctgcaaatgcccctgctcgaattgaaatttcgaataaacaaattgaagatactcatgatgtcataaaacgcctgaagcgtggaaggccagtcggttccaaggataaaaatcctcgaaaaagaaaattcattgggaaacacgatgatcacaaaatagagaatgatgttcctgaagaaacacatggtgatgaaaatgttctgtcagaaccacaaactaaCGAGAAttgtgaaatctctatcaattatattaatactggaaaaatatggaaccgaaaagatatagaagaaattgatgatatattttcttataatgtggcaatcgacatcataaatgataatgaagatcatgacgcaaaatcttttggtgaatgtaaaaatcggcatgaTTGGATAAAATAGAAAGATgacatccaggttgaattggattcgctaaataaacgtaatgtttttggacctatagtccttacacctgaaggtgtaaaacctgttggatacaaatgggtttttattcgaaagcgaaatgagaaaaatgaaattgtaagatataaagctcgacttgttgcacaaaggtttttctcaaagacctgaaattgattatgaagaaatgtattctcccgtgatggatgcaattacgtttcggtatttgattaacttggcggtatctgaaaatttagaaatacgTCTTATGGAtattgttacagcttacttatatggatcacttgatagtaatatacatatgaaaatccctgaaggatttaagatgcctgaagcacaaagttcaaaacccagagaatgttattctgtgaaattacaaagatcattatatgggttaaaacaatccagtcgaatgtggtataatcggctaagtgatcacttgatgaaaaagggatatgtaaataattcaatatgcccttgtgttttcattaaggaaacaacatccggatgcgtaattattgctgtatatgttgatgatttcaaacatcattggaacgaataaggaaattcaagaagttgtgtcatacttgaaggaagaatttgaaatgaaggatcttggaaaaaccaagtattgtctaggtttacaaattgaacaaaaagaatgtggaatatttgttcaccagacaaattatacagaaaagatccttaaacgttttaatatggataaatcaaatcctttaagtactccaatggttgttagatcattaaacatagaaaatgatccatttcgtccatgtgaagatgatgaagatattcttggtccagaagtaccatatctaagcgctatcggtgcccttatgtatcttacaaattgtacaaggcctgatatatcttttgccgtaaatttattggcaaaatttagcacatatccaacaaagagacactggaacggaattaaacatatattccgttatctacgaggaacaacagctttgggacttttgtatttaAAAGAtgttaatccaagtataattagttatgctgatgctggatacttatctgatccacacaatgCACGTtctcaaactggatatgtatttactcgtggaggcactgcaatttcttgacgttcacagaaacaaacgctcgtaacaacttcatcaaatcatgccgagattattgcactacatgaagcaagccgtgaatgtgtgtggttaaaatccatgacccaacatatccaaatctcatgcggattatcattcgacgagaagcctgtgatactatatgaagataatgctgcatgtgttgctcaaatgaaagaatgatacataaaaagcgacagaactaaacatattcctcctaagttcttcgcattcaccaaggagcttgagaagaataaatgtattaatgttcgtcacattcaatcaagtgaaaactcatcagatctcttcacaaaggcacttcctacgacgATATttagaaagcacatatataatattgggatgcgcaatctacgaaatttgtgaagaattgttcgtgtcaacatgagggagagtttacgtgactgcactctttttctcttactatggtttttatcccaatgggtttttcctattaaggtttttaacgagccagtataaaaacacgtaataaagacaatcattatgatcatcatcacaagggggagtgttaaaaattaatatttaaaatgtgtgtattgaatatttgaatattgaatatttgaatgttgaaaattaggtgttgaatattgaaaattagtgtgtgatgatgtatgtaatgatgaatttatttttttgattatttgtaaagaaattctataaataggctcaccatttgtgaagaaattcacaattgagtagagagaaaaatattataaagtgtgttgtttagtaaattttgagagtttgagattttttactttttcataacagtatataatattatccattaatattttaaaacttgaaaaatgtgtaataaaaatttaaataatataataaaatagtcaatatcatatattaataaatgGAGGCCTCTGTTCAACTGAAGTCAAATAGAGTGGGAAAGCTAATTATTATACAAAGCAATGAGACAGCTTATAGGGCAACACAGTCACCTGAGAGAATCATGTGTACTTTGAAGATTCATTGTGGAGATTTACAGAACCGCCCTTTTTCATGTGCCACTTTATGTATAAACAATAGCTTCCAGCAAGTAATCAGCAAAGTATGACAAATTTTACTCAACTGCAAAGGAGAACacccttttttttccttttggcTTTGTGCAAACTTTTAAAAACCCAGCCTCCATCTTCACAACAATTTTACCACCTTGCTGAAATACTACTTACAATACACGAGAGTACAAAGGTTATTAAGTTTTAATATCAAGTAAGAAAGCAGAGAAAATCAAGAAATTCAAGCTGTCAATCTTGAACTCAATGTATTTCAACAAAACTTACTCCACATTGTAGCAATATcactcacatgattatatactCTAAAAATGTATGCATAACACTATAAGATAAAATGGATGTTCAGAAAAATGATGTATTACTCATATCATGAAAATCAGAAATGATGCAAAAGCCAAGcaactataaaaatatttagcTACACTTTGAGACACCGAAGAAGAATCTTGCAATGGACTGGACAGCGCAAAGGCCGAACCGGGGACTTTGGAGCCTGTTGTATCTGGATTCAAACTTCGAGTGGAGAGAATTGTTGGCATGGATGATTTAGCCGGAGAATGGGCCGAGCCGCCAGGAGAAGGTAAAAGAGGGGTAATGTCTGGAGGCAATTCCGCATATGGAGAAACTGGTGGAGGATATGGCAGAACAGCTGGTGCAGATGAAATAGTCGGTGTCTCTAAGTTTACCAGACTAGAGTGTGCCAGTGTAGATGACGAGGACATGATGAACATTGTAATGGATGCTGCAAGAAAGTGAAAACAAGCCATTTTCTAATGATTGTGGAATAAGATGAATCACTATCCAAAACATACGAGTAAGTTATGGGAAATGTGCAATGTATTTGACGGATGTTTTTGCTAGGATTTTGGGGAAAGGAAAAGGGTGTGAAATCACTTTGGGATAAAATGCCACAAAAAGTTGTGATTATTGAATAGTGATGAATATTATATGTAATGGATTGTAAGTGGTGTGCATGTGGGGAGAGGTAAAGGTTGTTTGCTAGTGTCATGCTAATTATTGAGTATTCGAGTCACCGATGTTTTTTTACCTCCAATCATTTCTACCGAAACAAGGCTCTAAAACTAATATACTTCCTACTTTTATAAGA
This window of the Primulina tabacum isolate GXHZ01 chromosome 4, ASM2559414v2, whole genome shotgun sequence genome carries:
- the LOC142543375 gene encoding acyl carrier protein 1, chloroplastic-like, whose protein sequence is MASLTASSVSFGSVSFPSKQKQVSNFRRASFSFNGKGFPSLRSKPPTRFRVSCAARPETVEKVCEIVRKQLALSADREVSGESKFATLGADSLDTVEIVMGLEEEFGISVEEESAQSITNVQEAADMIEKLLEKKC